The following coding sequences lie in one Haladaptatus sp. DJG-WS-42 genomic window:
- a CDS encoding VOC family protein → MFSSLRWLALEVKYLAPAVSFYREHLGLSVRGERETEVALAVGDADLILRAPSSVPRGGLHTHYAFSTPADEYDDWWNTLSQHFDLTEFQFGAAKSLYFYDLEGNCVEIGQATDEGAGITGIFEIVLEVEDLDRAVSFYTDLGLSIRDRGDNRRRVRLDAGPFDIELWEPQLGLADARGGVHVDIGVTAADATTKVESITDQALSVRETETGYVIRDPDGHYLTIA, encoded by the coding sequence ATGTTCTCGTCGCTCCGCTGGCTGGCACTCGAAGTGAAATATCTCGCCCCGGCCGTGTCGTTCTACCGCGAGCATCTCGGCCTCTCCGTGAGAGGTGAACGCGAAACAGAAGTAGCACTCGCCGTCGGCGACGCCGATCTGATTCTCCGTGCGCCAAGCTCCGTGCCCCGTGGCGGCCTGCACACGCACTACGCCTTCTCGACGCCAGCGGACGAGTACGACGACTGGTGGAACACACTCTCCCAGCACTTCGACCTCACCGAGTTTCAGTTTGGGGCGGCAAAATCGCTCTACTTCTACGACCTCGAAGGCAACTGTGTCGAGATTGGGCAAGCAACCGACGAAGGGGCGGGCATCACCGGTATTTTCGAAATCGTCCTCGAAGTCGAAGACTTAGACCGGGCGGTGTCGTTCTACACCGACCTCGGGCTCTCGATTCGCGACCGCGGCGACAATCGCCGTCGGGTACGCCTCGATGCAGGCCCCTTCGACATTGAACTGTGGGAGCCACAGCTCGGACTCGCAGACGCACGCGGCGGCGTCCACGTAGATATTGGCGTGACTGCCGCAGATGCAACGACAAAGGTAGAATCCATCACAGACCAGGCACTCTCGGTACGAGAAACAGAGACAGGGTACGTCATTCGTGACCCAGACGGGCACTATCTCACGATTGCGTGA
- a CDS encoding DUF5779 family protein yields MGDFDLDLRAAESELEEEGKGSGEIVLGVLDGQTPPDEWVAAVKEGKTLFLAIEGDLNSLAAGFARDIRDLEGELMHFRDFLVVTPPGVGINTERL; encoded by the coding sequence ATGGGCGATTTCGACCTCGATTTACGAGCCGCAGAAAGTGAACTCGAAGAAGAAGGAAAGGGAAGCGGCGAAATTGTACTCGGCGTGTTAGACGGGCAGACGCCACCGGACGAGTGGGTCGCCGCCGTCAAAGAGGGGAAAACGCTGTTTCTCGCCATCGAAGGCGACCTGAACAGTCTTGCCGCTGGATTCGCCCGTGACATCCGCGACTTAGAGGGGGAACTCATGCACTTTCGTGATTTCCTCGTCGTCACACCACCGGGCGTTGGCATCAACACCGAACGGCTCTGA
- a CDS encoding ferritin-like domain-containing protein has product MMSEEVTRLLRRAYSDEIETVMNYLTNAIVLDGVRAAEIKESLDADINEELSHARLLGERLKQLDERPPSSYDFEARQQNLQPPEDSTDVLSVIDGVLEAEIDAIDTYRKLIKAAEKADDPVTEDLAVTILADEEAHRTEFRGYRKEYRKD; this is encoded by the coding sequence GTGATGTCTGAAGAAGTAACCCGCCTCCTGCGTCGCGCATATTCCGACGAGATTGAAACGGTCATGAACTACCTCACGAACGCCATCGTACTGGATGGGGTCCGCGCTGCAGAAATCAAAGAGAGCCTCGATGCGGACATCAACGAGGAACTCTCCCACGCGCGCCTGCTCGGCGAACGCCTGAAACAGCTCGACGAGCGACCGCCGAGTTCCTACGACTTCGAAGCCCGCCAGCAGAACCTCCAGCCGCCGGAAGACTCCACGGACGTGCTCTCGGTCATCGATGGCGTCCTCGAAGCAGAGATCGACGCCATCGACACGTACCGAAAGCTCATCAAGGCCGCAGAGAAAGCAGACGACCCCGTGACCGAAGACCTCGCCGTCACCATTCTCGCGGACGAAGAAGCCCACCGCACGGAGTTCCGCGGCTACCGCAAAGAGTACCGTAAGGACTGA
- a CDS encoding 2-isopropylmalate synthase: protein MQCLTDIPRKRRLRRRVEFFEGTLTNTTAPEIDTVRIFDTTLRDGEQTPRTSFSYEDKREIAAALDEMGTHVIEAGFPVNSDAEFEAVRDIAESTRTTTCGLARVVDKDIEAALDAGVEMIHVFASTSDIQLEDSMHATRAEAKQRSVEAVRRAKEAGVTVMYSPMDATRTNHEFLIEVVEAVSDAGTDWINIPDTCGVATPTRMAKLVSDVVAHTDAYVDVHAHDDFGLATANAIAGFEAGAHQAQVSVNGIGERAGNAAYEEVVMSAESLFGVDTGIDTTQIMKIAKIVEQCSDVPIPANKPVVGKNAFAHESGIHAAGVIENASTFEPGVMTPEMVGATRELVMGKHTGTHSVRKRLQDEGFDPTEEQVRAVTRKVKDFGAEKQQVTDDVLTRFANEVGVKEKSEVKA from the coding sequence ATACAATGTCTCACCGACATACCGAGGAAACGTCGTCTCAGACGGCGGGTCGAGTTCTTCGAGGGCACGCTAACTAACACCACCGCCCCCGAGATTGACACGGTACGGATTTTCGACACCACGCTCCGCGATGGGGAGCAGACACCACGCACGTCGTTCTCGTATGAAGACAAACGCGAGATAGCGGCGGCGTTGGACGAGATGGGAACCCACGTCATCGAGGCTGGCTTCCCGGTCAACTCGGACGCCGAGTTCGAGGCCGTCCGCGACATCGCAGAGAGCACGCGCACCACGACGTGTGGACTGGCGCGGGTCGTCGACAAAGATATCGAGGCTGCACTGGACGCGGGCGTGGAGATGATTCACGTCTTCGCGAGCACCAGTGACATCCAGCTCGAAGACTCCATGCACGCCACTCGTGCGGAAGCGAAACAGCGCTCCGTCGAGGCAGTCAGGCGCGCAAAGGAGGCAGGCGTCACGGTGATGTACTCACCCATGGACGCGACGCGCACGAACCACGAGTTCCTCATCGAAGTCGTGGAAGCCGTGAGCGACGCAGGAACGGATTGGATTAACATTCCCGACACCTGCGGGGTTGCGACGCCCACGCGGATGGCCAAACTGGTCTCTGACGTGGTCGCGCACACGGACGCCTACGTGGACGTCCACGCCCACGACGACTTCGGGCTGGCAACGGCGAACGCCATCGCCGGGTTCGAGGCCGGTGCCCACCAGGCACAGGTTTCAGTAAACGGCATCGGCGAGCGCGCCGGAAACGCCGCCTACGAAGAGGTCGTCATGTCCGCAGAGAGTCTGTTTGGCGTCGATACCGGTATCGACACCACGCAGATAATGAAAATCGCAAAAATCGTCGAACAGTGCAGCGACGTGCCGATTCCGGCGAACAAACCTGTCGTGGGCAAGAACGCCTTCGCCCACGAGAGCGGGATCCACGCCGCGGGCGTCATCGAGAACGCCTCGACGTTCGAGCCGGGCGTCATGACCCCAGAGATGGTCGGTGCAACCCGTGAACTGGTCATGGGGAAGCACACTGGTACCCACTCAGTGAGAAAGCGCCTGCAAGACGAAGGGTTCGACCCAACCGAAGAGCAGGTGCGCGCAGTGACGCGGAAGGTCAAGGACTTCGGCGCAGAAAAACAGCAGGTCACCGATGACGTGCTCACGCGTTTTGCCAACGAAGTCGGCGTCAAAGAGAAGTCGGAGGTCAAAGCCTGA
- the ilvB gene encoding biosynthetic-type acetolactate synthase large subunit → MSERATSTYPDSTEESTDEKPTRRPVTNGAQSVVRALENAGVKHLFGVQGGAIMPVYDALYDSEMTHVTMAHEQSASHAADAYGIVSGTPGVCLATSGPGATNLVTGIADANMDSDPMIALTGQVPSGMVGSDAFQETDTTGVTAPITKANYFASDTDTVGDMVGEAFAMAASGRQGPTLVDLPKDITNAPTDREPGPGRTPSTYNPRTDPDPEEVSAAATALAGAKKPVILAGGGVIKANATEQLREFAIEHEIPVVTTMPAVGAFPEDHPLSMEMAGMHGTGYANMAITHCDVMLAVGTRFDDRLTGGIDTFAPEAEIIHIDIDPAEVSKNIFADYPVIGDAGTALTRLYDAMAHEPDADEWRERCQTWKDEYPMDYQTPEDEPLKPQFVVEAFDAVTDDDTIVTTGVGQHQMWAVQYWTFKEPRTWVSSHGLGTMGYGLPAAIGARLAARDDQTIISFEGDGSFLMTLQELSVAVRDNMDITVAVLNNKYIGMVRQWQDAFFEGRHSASEYGWCPEFDKLAEAFGAKGFRVDEYDEVADTIEAALAYDGPSVIDFHIDPGANVYPMVASGAANGLFALSEDQL, encoded by the coding sequence ATGAGCGAACGGGCAACCTCCACCTATCCAGATTCGACCGAGGAATCGACCGACGAGAAACCCACACGCCGCCCCGTGACCAACGGCGCACAGTCCGTTGTCCGGGCGCTCGAAAACGCGGGCGTCAAACACCTGTTCGGCGTCCAAGGCGGCGCCATCATGCCCGTCTACGACGCGCTCTACGATTCGGAGATGACGCACGTCACGATGGCCCACGAGCAGTCTGCATCCCACGCCGCAGACGCATACGGCATCGTGTCAGGCACGCCCGGTGTGTGTCTCGCCACGTCCGGACCGGGCGCGACGAATCTCGTGACCGGTATCGCAGACGCGAACATGGACTCAGATCCAATGATCGCGCTGACGGGACAGGTTCCGTCGGGCATGGTCGGCTCTGATGCGTTCCAAGAGACCGACACCACGGGCGTCACCGCGCCAATCACCAAGGCGAACTACTTCGCTTCAGACACCGACACCGTTGGTGACATGGTCGGCGAAGCGTTCGCCATGGCCGCGAGTGGCCGACAAGGGCCAACGCTCGTTGACCTGCCAAAGGACATCACGAACGCGCCGACCGACCGAGAGCCGGGGCCGGGTCGCACGCCATCGACCTACAACCCGCGGACAGACCCTGACCCAGAGGAAGTGTCTGCGGCCGCAACCGCGCTCGCGGGCGCGAAAAAGCCCGTCATCCTCGCCGGGGGCGGCGTCATCAAGGCAAACGCGACGGAGCAACTGCGCGAGTTCGCAATCGAACACGAAATCCCCGTCGTCACGACGATGCCTGCCGTTGGCGCGTTCCCCGAAGACCACCCACTCTCGATGGAGATGGCTGGCATGCACGGGACGGGCTACGCCAACATGGCCATCACCCACTGTGACGTGATGTTGGCCGTCGGCACGCGCTTTGACGACCGACTGACCGGCGGCATCGACACGTTTGCGCCGGAAGCCGAAATCATCCATATCGACATTGACCCTGCGGAAGTTTCGAAGAACATCTTCGCAGACTATCCAGTCATCGGCGACGCCGGAACGGCGCTCACGCGCCTGTACGACGCGATGGCACACGAGCCGGACGCAGACGAGTGGCGCGAACGGTGCCAGACGTGGAAAGACGAGTATCCGATGGATTACCAGACGCCCGAAGACGAGCCGCTCAAACCGCAGTTCGTCGTCGAGGCGTTCGACGCCGTGACCGACGATGACACCATCGTCACCACGGGCGTTGGCCAACACCAGATGTGGGCTGTCCAGTACTGGACGTTCAAAGAGCCACGGACGTGGGTGTCTTCGCACGGACTTGGCACGATGGGCTACGGCCTGCCCGCCGCCATCGGCGCGCGACTGGCCGCCCGCGACGACCAAACCATCATCAGCTTCGAGGGAGACGGGTCGTTCCTGATGACCCTCCAAGAGCTGTCGGTGGCCGTCCGTGATAACATGGACATCACCGTCGCCGTGCTCAACAACAAGTACATCGGCATGGTTCGCCAGTGGCAAGACGCCTTCTTCGAAGGCCGCCACTCGGCGTCTGAGTACGGCTGGTGTCCCGAGTTCGACAAGCTCGCAGAAGCGTTCGGCGCGAAAGGGTTCCGCGTCGATGAGTACGACGAAGTTGCAGACACCATTGAGGCCGCGCTGGCCTACGACGGCCCGTCGGTCATCGACTTCCACATCGACCCCGGCGCGAACGTCTACCCGATGGTTGCAAGCGGCGCAGCAAACGGGCTGTTCGCCCTCTCGGAGGACCAACTATGA
- the ilvN gene encoding acetolactate synthase small subunit yields the protein MTQGLQGPRPEERPHPEGRRNAQGKRIDPVQEAEQESRRATVSALVKHEPGVLSLVSGLFSRRQFNIESLTVGPTTVDGHARITLVVEETDAGIDQIKKQLAKLKPSIAVGELSSDAVRAELVLLKVQGHEPDKVHAITQMYEGQTLDAGPRTITVQITGDQRKIDDAVDAFRQFGIIEIARTGQTALARGDTPTTPGESPAASAESTASETQDSSNTHQ from the coding sequence ATGACGCAAGGACTGCAAGGCCCCCGACCAGAAGAACGCCCTCATCCGGAGGGACGGCGTAACGCACAGGGGAAACGCATCGACCCGGTTCAGGAAGCAGAACAGGAGTCTCGACGAGCCACCGTTTCCGCGCTCGTCAAACACGAACCCGGTGTGCTCTCGCTCGTTTCCGGGCTGTTCAGCCGCCGCCAGTTCAACATCGAGAGTTTGACCGTCGGACCGACGACGGTTGACGGTCACGCACGCATCACGCTGGTGGTCGAAGAAACCGACGCGGGTATCGACCAAATCAAGAAGCAGTTGGCAAAGCTGAAACCCTCTATCGCCGTTGGCGAACTCAGTTCGGACGCCGTCCGCGCAGAACTGGTCTTGCTCAAGGTGCAGGGCCACGAGCCGGACAAAGTTCACGCCATCACGCAGATGTACGAGGGTCAGACGCTCGACGCCGGGCCGCGCACCATCACGGTGCAGATTACGGGTGACCAGCGGAAAATCGACGACGCCGTCGATGCGTTCCGTCAGTTCGGTATCATCGAAATCGCCCGGACGGGTCAGACCGCCCTCGCGCGCGGCGACACGCCGACGACGCCGGGCGAATCGCCTGCCGCATCTGCAGAGAGTACCGCTTCAGAAACGCAAGACAGTTCCAATACACACCAATGA
- the ilvC gene encoding ketol-acid reductoisomerase, translating into MTDEDEFTTTVYYDDDADDAQLANKTVAVLGYGSQGHAHAQNLADSGVDVVVGLREDSASRQAAEADGLRVRNPVQAAKEADIVSVLVPDTVQPAVYEQIKDELEPGNTLQFAHGFNIHYSQIEPSEGIDVTLVAPKSPGHLVRRNYEAGQGTPGLVAVHQDSTGEAKQEALAYAKAIGCTRAGVIETTFREETETDLFGEQAVLCGGVTSLVKQAYETLVDAGYSPEMAYFECLNELKLIVDLMYEDGLGGMWDSVSDTAEFGGLTRGDEIVDEHARERMEDVLERVQDGTFAREWIVENQAGRPSYNQLRDAEKNHEIEHVGARLRDLFAWSEAEQEDTSEKKRVKTDA; encoded by the coding sequence ATGACAGACGAAGACGAATTTACCACGACCGTATATTACGACGATGACGCAGACGACGCACAGCTCGCAAACAAGACGGTAGCCGTCCTCGGCTACGGGAGTCAGGGCCACGCCCACGCACAGAACCTCGCAGACAGCGGGGTTGACGTGGTCGTTGGCCTCCGCGAGGATTCCGCGTCCCGACAGGCTGCAGAGGCAGACGGACTGCGAGTGCGCAACCCCGTACAGGCCGCAAAAGAGGCAGACATCGTCTCCGTGCTTGTTCCGGACACCGTCCAGCCAGCCGTCTACGAGCAAATCAAAGACGAACTCGAACCCGGTAACACGCTCCAGTTCGCCCACGGATTCAACATCCACTACAGTCAGATCGAGCCAAGCGAAGGCATCGACGTGACGCTCGTCGCCCCGAAGAGTCCGGGCCACCTCGTCCGCCGCAACTACGAGGCCGGACAGGGAACGCCGGGGCTCGTCGCCGTCCACCAGGACAGCACGGGCGAGGCAAAACAGGAGGCACTCGCCTACGCGAAGGCAATCGGCTGTACGCGCGCCGGGGTCATCGAGACCACCTTCCGCGAAGAAACCGAAACCGACCTGTTCGGCGAACAGGCCGTCCTCTGTGGCGGCGTGACGAGCCTCGTCAAACAGGCGTACGAGACGCTGGTTGACGCGGGCTACAGCCCGGAGATGGCGTACTTCGAGTGTTTGAACGAACTCAAACTCATCGTCGACCTGATGTACGAAGACGGCCTCGGCGGCATGTGGGATTCGGTTTCCGACACCGCGGAGTTCGGCGGACTCACCCGCGGTGACGAAATCGTAGATGAACACGCCCGCGAGCGCATGGAAGACGTGTTAGAGCGCGTCCAGGATGGCACGTTCGCCCGCGAGTGGATCGTCGAGAATCAGGCGGGTCGCCCGAGCTACAACCAGCTGCGTGACGCAGAGAAGAACCACGAAATCGAACACGTCGGCGCGCGTCTGCGCGACCTGTTCGCGTGGAGTGAAGCTGAGCAAGAGGACACAAGCGAGAAGAAACGGGTGAAAACCGATGCCTGA
- the leuC gene encoding 3-isopropylmalate dehydratase large subunit: MSKGTLYDKVWDRHKVTTLPNGQDQLFIGLHLIHEVTSPQAFGMLRERDLEVAYPERTYATVDHIVPTADQSRPYADDAAEEMMSELEQNVRDAGIQFADPDSGNQGIVHVIGPEQGITQPGMTIVCGDSHTSTHGAFGALAFGIGTSQIRDVLATQTVAMEKKKVRKIEVTGELGDSVTAKDVILTIISKLGTDGGVGYVYEYAGEAIESLDMEGRMSVCNMSIEGGARAGYVNPDETTYEYLRETDAFADDPEKFEHLKEYWESIRSDDDAEYDDVVTIDGSEIEPTVTWGTTPGQGVGIKQPVPAPEELAADKQDTARMSQAHMRVDPGETMEGYKIDVAFLGSCTNARLPDLRAGAAIAKGRQVHEDVRAIVVPGSQRVKAAAEAEGLDTIFTEAGFEWRGAGCSMCLGMNDDQLEGDEASASSSNRNFIGRQGSKDGRTVLMSPEMVVAAAVTGEVTDVRELKEVAQI; the protein is encoded by the coding sequence ATGAGTAAGGGAACGCTGTACGACAAGGTGTGGGACCGGCATAAAGTCACGACGCTCCCGAACGGGCAAGACCAGTTGTTCATCGGACTGCACCTCATCCACGAGGTGACGAGTCCACAGGCGTTTGGGATGCTCCGCGAGCGCGACCTCGAAGTCGCCTACCCGGAACGCACCTACGCGACGGTTGACCACATCGTCCCGACGGCAGACCAGTCGCGGCCCTACGCCGACGACGCTGCAGAGGAGATGATGAGCGAACTCGAACAGAACGTCCGCGACGCGGGCATCCAGTTCGCAGACCCGGACTCCGGGAATCAAGGCATTGTCCACGTCATCGGACCAGAACAGGGTATCACCCAACCCGGCATGACCATCGTGTGTGGCGACAGCCACACCTCGACCCACGGCGCATTCGGTGCGCTCGCGTTCGGGATTGGCACGTCGCAAATCCGCGACGTGCTCGCCACCCAGACCGTGGCGATGGAGAAAAAGAAGGTGCGGAAAATCGAGGTCACTGGCGAACTCGGTGACAGCGTCACGGCAAAAGACGTCATCTTGACCATCATCAGCAAACTCGGCACCGACGGCGGCGTCGGCTACGTCTACGAGTACGCGGGCGAGGCCATCGAGAGCCTCGACATGGAAGGCCGGATGAGCGTCTGCAACATGTCCATCGAGGGCGGTGCGCGTGCGGGCTACGTGAACCCGGACGAGACCACCTACGAGTACCTGCGCGAGACGGACGCCTTCGCGGACGACCCCGAGAAGTTCGAGCATCTGAAGGAGTACTGGGAGTCGATTCGCTCCGACGACGACGCCGAGTACGACGACGTGGTGACCATCGACGGCTCCGAAATCGAGCCAACCGTGACGTGGGGAACCACGCCCGGGCAGGGTGTCGGCATCAAACAGCCGGTGCCCGCCCCCGAAGAGCTGGCTGCAGACAAGCAGGACACCGCACGCATGTCGCAGGCGCACATGCGCGTCGACCCCGGCGAGACGATGGAAGGCTACAAAATCGACGTGGCCTTCCTCGGCAGTTGTACCAACGCCCGACTGCCAGACCTCCGTGCAGGGGCGGCAATCGCCAAAGGACGGCAGGTTCACGAGGACGTTCGCGCAATCGTCGTCCCCGGCAGTCAGCGCGTGAAAGCCGCGGCCGAGGCAGAAGGTCTCGATACAATCTTCACCGAGGCAGGCTTCGAATGGCGCGGTGCGGGTTGTTCGATGTGCCTTGGCATGAACGACGACCAGTTAGAGGGCGACGAAGCCTCTGCGTCCTCGTCGAACCGGAACTTCATCGGCCGACAGGGGAGCAAAGACGGGCGCACCGTCCTGATGAGCCCCGAGATGGTCGTGGCAGCGGCGGTGACTGGCGAGGTCACTGACGTTCGCGAACTGAAGGAGGTGGCCCAGATATGA
- the leuD gene encoding 3-isopropylmalate dehydratase small subunit — MTDVPSVTDASGTGIPVRGNDIDTDQIIPARFMKVVTFEGLGEFAFFDKRFDENDNQKDHPFNEDQYQGASILVVNSNFGCGSSREHAPQALMRWGIDAIVGESFAEIFAGNCLALGIPTLTADHEAVTEIQDWVEANPDEELDVDVAAETVTYGGETVSVTVDDAQRRALVEGEWDTTALLKSNATAVAETANALPYMESDD, encoded by the coding sequence ATGACCGACGTTCCAAGCGTCACCGACGCCTCCGGGACGGGCATCCCCGTCCGCGGAAACGACATCGACACAGACCAGATTATTCCAGCGCGGTTCATGAAGGTCGTCACCTTCGAAGGACTCGGTGAGTTCGCGTTCTTCGACAAGCGGTTTGACGAAAACGATAACCAGAAAGACCACCCGTTCAACGAAGACCAGTATCAAGGTGCGTCGATTCTCGTGGTCAACAGCAATTTCGGCTGTGGGTCCTCGCGCGAACACGCCCCACAGGCGCTCATGCGCTGGGGAATCGATGCCATTGTCGGCGAATCCTTTGCCGAAATTTTCGCGGGCAACTGTCTCGCGCTCGGCATCCCGACGCTCACCGCAGACCACGAAGCGGTTACCGAGATTCAAGACTGGGTCGAAGCGAACCCGGACGAAGAACTCGACGTTGACGTGGCCGCAGAGACCGTGACCTACGGCGGAGAAACCGTCTCCGTCACTGTAGACGACGCCCAGCGACGGGCGCTCGTCGAAGGCGAATGGGACACTACGGCGTTGCTCAAATCCAATGCAACTGCCGTCGCAGAGACTGCAAACGCCCTGCCGTACATGGAGAGCGATGACTGA
- a CDS encoding isocitrate/isopropylmalate dehydrogenase family protein, with protein sequence MTEQIAVIPGDGIGQEVTPAAVDVLDALDLGFEFVSGDAGDAVKAETGEALPQATSDLVAASDATLFGAAGETAADVILPLRAQVESFANVRPATAYPGVEALKPDTDLVFIRENTEGVYKGIESEIAPGVTTLTRVITEEASRNIAEFGFDYAEQNGYDTVTIAHKANVMRKTDGLFLETAKQVGDERDVDYDTALMDALAMHLILRPEEYGVVICPNLAGDMLSDLSAGLVGGLGLLPSANVGHENALFEPVHGSAPDIAGQGIANPAATILSGAMLLDHLDYGEEAGRVRSAVESVLESGPHTPDLGGDASTEDVTAAIIERL encoded by the coding sequence ATGACTGAACAAATCGCGGTGATTCCGGGCGACGGAATCGGGCAGGAAGTGACGCCCGCCGCCGTGGACGTCCTCGACGCCCTCGACCTTGGTTTCGAGTTCGTCTCCGGCGACGCTGGCGACGCAGTGAAAGCAGAAACTGGCGAGGCACTACCGCAAGCGACGAGCGACCTCGTCGCCGCCTCCGACGCCACGCTGTTCGGCGCGGCAGGCGAGACCGCGGCGGACGTGATTCTCCCGCTTCGTGCGCAGGTCGAATCCTTTGCAAACGTGCGCCCGGCAACGGCGTATCCCGGCGTCGAAGCGCTCAAACCGGACACCGACCTCGTGTTCATCCGCGAGAACACCGAAGGCGTCTACAAGGGCATCGAATCGGAGATTGCCCCCGGTGTGACGACGCTTACGCGCGTCATCACCGAAGAAGCCTCCCGGAACATCGCGGAGTTCGGCTTCGACTACGCAGAACAGAACGGCTACGACACCGTCACCATCGCACACAAGGCAAACGTGATGCGCAAGACGGACGGGCTGTTCTTGGAGACGGCGAAACAAGTCGGCGATGAGCGCGATGTAGACTACGACACGGCGCTCATGGACGCGCTCGCAATGCACCTCATCCTCCGGCCGGAGGAGTACGGCGTTGTCATCTGCCCGAATCTCGCGGGCGACATGCTCTCTGACTTGTCTGCCGGACTCGTTGGCGGCCTTGGCCTCCTGCCAAGCGCCAACGTCGGCCACGAAAACGCATTGTTCGAACCGGTTCACGGGAGCGCCCCGGACATCGCCGGCCAGGGCATCGCCAACCCGGCGGCGACGATTCTCTCGGGGGCGATGTTGCTCGACCACCTCGACTACGGCGAAGAAGCGGGACGGGTTCGCAGTGCTGTTGAATCAGTGCTCGAATCCGGCCCGCACACGCCGGACTTAGGCGGCGACGCGAGCACGGAAGACGTGACGGCGGCAATCATAGAACGCCTGTAA
- a CDS encoding DUF5799 family protein, producing MSERPWTDRIVGARMTVDNLFTDRIAESQLTRQEWGLIMMAVELEIEHPADPEQAKLVANTEKLPDIVPELDNIRQQMQGGMGGPPQKKQSGGMMKSVKNALGLGSNEPEVDEAEIRAAERLANEYAETLQRHLEENGRWDEIRRVAAEQA from the coding sequence ATGTCAGAGCGCCCTTGGACTGACCGCATCGTCGGCGCACGCATGACGGTCGATAACCTGTTCACAGACCGCATCGCAGAATCGCAACTCACCCGACAGGAGTGGGGGCTCATTATGATGGCCGTCGAGTTGGAAATAGAGCATCCAGCCGACCCAGAGCAAGCGAAACTCGTCGCAAACACCGAGAAACTGCCAGACATCGTGCCTGAACTCGACAACATCCGCCAGCAAATGCAAGGCGGGATGGGCGGCCCGCCGCAGAAAAAGCAGTCCGGCGGGATGATGAAGTCGGTGAAAAACGCGCTCGGACTCGGCAGTAACGAGCCGGAAGTCGACGAAGCAGAAATCCGTGCCGCAGAACGCCTCGCAAACGAGTACGCAGAAACCCTCCAGCGTCACTTAGAAGAGAATGGGCGCTGGGACGAAATTCGCCGCGTGGCCGCAGAGCAGGCTTAG
- a CDS encoding OsmC family peroxiredoxin translates to MPVRSSEAVWEGTLREGSGTVKTGSGVIEAPYTFMSRFEDGSESNPEEMLGSAHAACLAMQVAADLQRAGYDPEKVSATANVHLEKVDGAQSITKIVVDLEGSAPDVDEAEFLEIATGAKENCIISRALGAIDIEMNAALV, encoded by the coding sequence ATGCCAGTACGTTCATCTGAGGCTGTGTGGGAGGGAACGCTCCGTGAAGGATCAGGAACCGTCAAAACCGGCAGTGGCGTCATCGAAGCGCCCTATACGTTTATGTCGCGTTTTGAAGATGGGAGTGAGTCGAACCCAGAAGAGATGCTCGGGTCAGCCCACGCCGCCTGTCTTGCGATGCAAGTCGCTGCGGACCTCCAGCGTGCGGGCTACGACCCGGAGAAAGTGAGTGCGACAGCGAACGTCCATTTAGAGAAAGTGGATGGCGCCCAGTCAATTACGAAAATCGTCGTTGACCTCGAAGGCTCTGCTCCCGACGTTGACGAAGCCGAGTTCCTCGAAATTGCGACCGGGGCAAAAGAAAACTGCATCATCTCGCGGGCGCTCGGTGCCATCGACATTGAGATGAACGCCGCGCTCGTCTGA